One Bombus pyrosoma isolate SC7728 linkage group LG7, ASM1482585v1, whole genome shotgun sequence genomic window carries:
- the LOC122569524 gene encoding trichohyalin-like isoform X2, with the protein MVFQMRMQPGVTVVLATVWLAVYVNVVGTVSHYPSRLTLDQYTPLPPQYQQHEVYRRVEGQPDWKDQNPGENQSFDLSIGPRRLISANTTNGSQRQSHGTEYLKNDLLLRRPKNRAGDHFSPLVEDKQPRNFAGQEFTDEKVDSRDSKDFESTPRELSPPSELEDPFVADDTFQDQGPGSVEIYKLDVFRVKPLLSPTPVTRFPSKGKSKTPKKTSYENWKSKTPEYKATSLNILHKQSNSFDDFSTEIPANTDPFSIGGVPELQVGCEGLEAPDHSREKRSIDSPGKDKNPKEVDPWADVTPISLNLDYELSGEEDYEEMDELLKLKKLETTTKRIKHSRGDMDATIHSDFHKDKGRTEKLPVRGDLGKSSVSNESTILSDDQKNRKTEEKKVTAEVSHFNKGKRDDYRVTRSVVDETLRDNHRRKILWFEDSDVEQLDNKNGKRTKRLWGFGEDEGVATSDELQTVNQRRKLNYAERKREEEKRKQEEERRRREEEWRRRQEAQRRNYIKNQTNSDIENIRNGYEKMLEQREREEKERRWRLQQSNRWHLEEEQRRRLQEEESRRNRLEEQRRMQELETRRRYDESPTQTPTYDGERERERQQAEEIRRREENRLREEERQRRLQKEELRRREQNRWVEEMKRRQQEQDRRSLEERRREWMLKRKQEEEEQRKRHQQDRNEPSNLLYSPRNSPNANKLYDPETERRMREQQEKEHQQKLDGYIQRNRPINLNKSIDRQREEANRWKQEEERRRLEEERKLQDYIRRNQPVRVPEENESSDKIWMEYRRKLEEARQYNRPRYPGPETGRRNHGPLAPTNIDPRAYNDARRKATRTIEEEEEERQRQQQEQLRKEALRREAEVRRIQSRKYEEERRRKEATMLEAERNAKVLREAEIRRNQAERTRLSHENRRRFDGHRSRHDTSLIPANLLLDDSRRAMERQRQQKTKEQEERQLEAERRRAKEAREKEERDRVMKEHRRRQEEARLNALPVSASIIVQPVVPNVLSRTGFDIDMRLDPYHEGVKVPNFPAPPTRQPPAQSPSPCVWAVVQCCPSKTNRLVTCFESMGCPGINWDPNPCKVSIIQAAKQQVANFYAQLEEEDFY; encoded by the exons GAGGATGCAGCCAGGAGTGACGGTGGTTCTGGCCACGGTCTGGCTGGCGGTGTACGTGAATGTGGTGGGGACAGTTAGCCACTATCCCTCCCGCCTTACCCTCGATCAATACACCCCTTTGCCCCCGCAGTATCAGCAACACGAAGTTTATCGAAGAGTCGAGGGCCAACCGGACTGGAAGGATCAGAATCCTGGCGAGAATCAGTCGTTCGACCTTTCGATCGGCCCGCGAAGGTTGATCTCGGCAAACACCACTAATG GCTCCCAGAGACAATCCCACGGGACCGAATATCTCAAAAATGACTTACTGCTCCGCCGACCAAAGAATAGAGCCGGTGACCATTTTTCACCTTTAGTCGAAGATAAGCAGCCGCGTAATTTTGCCGGTCAAGAGTTCACGGATGAAAAAGTTGATAGTAGAGACTCAAAAGATTTCGAATCAACGCCGCGTGAGCTGTCTCCTCCGTCCGAATTGGAGGACCCTTTTGTAGCCGACGACACGTTCCAAGATCAAGGACCAGGCTCcgtagaaatatacaaattggACGTATTCCGCGTGAAGCCTCTGTTGAGCCCCACGCCTGTTACGAGATTCCCATCGAAAGGGAAAAGCAAAACACCTAAAAAGACTAGCTACGAGAATTGGAAGTCTAAAACGCCCGAGTACAAAGCTACTAGTTTGAATATACTTCACAAACAGTCCAACTCGTTCGATGACTTTAGTACAGAGATCCCAGCAAATACGGACCCATTTAGCATAGGAGGAGTGCCAGAGTTACAGGTGGGTTGTGAGGGATTGGAGGCACCTGATCACAGCAGAGAGAAAAGATCGATAGACTCCCCCGGTAAAGATAAGAATCCAAAGGAGGTGGATCCGTGGGCGGATGTAACACCGATATCCTTGAACCTGGACTATGAGCTGTCTGGCGAGGAAGACTATGAAGAGATGGACGAGCTGCTAAAGCTAAAGAAATTGGAGACTACCACGAAGAGGATCAAGCATAGTAGAGGCGACATGGACGCGACTATTCATTCGGATTTTCACAAGGACAAAGGACGCACTGAGAAATTACCTGTTCGCGGAGACTTGGGCAAGTCTAGCGTGAGCAATGAGTCGACCATCTTGTCGGATGACCAAAAAAATCGAAAgacggaagaaaagaaggtgaCTGCCGAGGTTTCGCATTTTAATAAAGGAAAGCGAGACGACTACCGTGTGACGAGGTCCGTCGTTGACGAGACGTTGAGAGATAATCATCGTCGTAAGATATTGTGGTTCGAAGATTCTGACGTTGAACAGTTGGATAACAAAAACGGGAAACGTACTAAACGTCTTTGGGGTTTCGGAGAGGACGAAGGGGTAGCGACTAGCGATGAGCTGCAGACAGTGAATCAGCgacgaaaattgaattatgcggaaagaaaaagagaagaggagaagaggaaacaggaagaagaacgaagaagaagagaagaggagtGGAGAAGACGGCAGGAAGCGCAGAGGcgaaattatatcaaaaatcaAACAAATTCTGACATAGAAAATATCAGGAACGGATACGAGAAAATGTTggagcagagagagagagaagaaaaagaaagaagatggcGATTGCAGCAGTCAAACAGGTGGCATCTGGAGGAAGAACAAAGACGACGTTTACAGGAAGAAGAGTCAAGAAGAAATCGATTGGAGGAACAACGTCGAATGCAAGAACTAGAAACTCGTAGAAGATACGACGAGTCTCCGACACAGACTCCTACTTACGAtggggaaagagaaagagaacgacaGCAAGcagaagaaataagaagacGAGAAGAAAATCGTCTAAGAGAAGAAGAACGTCAACGAAGATTACAGAAAGAAGAATTACGTAGGAGAGAGCAGAATAGGTGGGTGGAAGAGATGAAGCGAAGACAGCAAGAACAGGATAGAAGAAGCttagaagaaaggagaagagagTGGATGTTGAAACGTAaacaagaggaagaagaacagagaaaaagacaTCAGCAAGACAGAAACGAACCATCTAATTTGTTGTACTCTCCGCGAAATAGTCCGAACGCAAATAAACTATACGATCCAGAAACAGAAAGACGAATGAGAGAACAACAGGAAAAAGAACATCAGCAAAAATTAGATGGATATATTCAACGTAATCGACCAATCAACTTAAACAAATCAATAGATCGACAAAGAGAAGAAGCGAACAGATGGAAGCAGGAGGAGGAGCGACGAAGACTCGAAGAAGAACGTAAGTTACAGGATTACATTCGAAGAAATCAACCAGTGCGTGTTCCGGAAGAGAACGAATCATCTGATAAAATCTGGATGGAGTATAGAAGGAAATTAGAAGAAGCTAGACAATATAATCGGCCGAGATATCCAGGTCCAGAGACCGGGAGAAGAAATCATGGTCCATTAGCACCGACAAATATCGATCCACGAGCTTACAATGATGCGAGAAGAAAAGCAACTAGAACGatcgaagaggaagaagaggaacgaCAGAGACAGCAACAAGAGCAGCTGAGGAAAGAAGCTTTGAGGCGAGAAGCAGAGGTTAGAAGGATACAATCGAGAAAATACGAGGAGGAacgaaggaggaaagaagCAACAATGTTAGAAGCGGAGAGAAATGCGAAAGTGCTGCGGGAAGCGGAGATCAGAAGAAATCAAGCTGAAAGGACAAGACTAAGCCATGAGAATCGTAGGCGATTCGACGGGCATAGAAGTAGACACGACACGAGTCTTATTCCAGCCAATTTACTTTTGGATGACTCCAGGAGAGCTAtggagagacagagacagcAAAAGACAAAGGAGCAAGAGGAAAGGCAACTGGAAGCTGAAAGGCGAAG AGCAAAGGAAGCAAGGGAGAAGGAGGAACGCGACAGGGTCATGAAAGAGCATCGGAGACGGCAGGAAGAGGCTAGGCTGAACGCGTTGCCTGTGAGCGCAAGCATAATAGTCCAACCCGTGGTACCTAACGTGTTATCGAGAACGGGTTTCGATATCGACATG CGACTTGATCCGTATCACGAAGGGGTGAAAGTGCCAAACTTTCCAGCACCACCAACTCGACAGCCACCTGCACAAAGTCCTTCTCCCTGTGTTTGGGCGGTTGTTCAATGCTGTCCATCGAAAACCAATCGTCTAGTTACCTGTTTCGAATCCATGGGTTGTCCGGGTATTAACTGGGACCCTAACCCATGCAAAGTTTCCATTATACAAGCCGCTAAGCAGCAGGTGGCGAACTTTTACGCTCAGCTCGAGGAAgaggatttttattaa
- the LOC122569524 gene encoding trichohyalin-like isoform X1, with amino-acid sequence MIYCIHRGPRTREAREFNGSWRMQPGVTVVLATVWLAVYVNVVGTVSHYPSRLTLDQYTPLPPQYQQHEVYRRVEGQPDWKDQNPGENQSFDLSIGPRRLISANTTNGSQRQSHGTEYLKNDLLLRRPKNRAGDHFSPLVEDKQPRNFAGQEFTDEKVDSRDSKDFESTPRELSPPSELEDPFVADDTFQDQGPGSVEIYKLDVFRVKPLLSPTPVTRFPSKGKSKTPKKTSYENWKSKTPEYKATSLNILHKQSNSFDDFSTEIPANTDPFSIGGVPELQVGCEGLEAPDHSREKRSIDSPGKDKNPKEVDPWADVTPISLNLDYELSGEEDYEEMDELLKLKKLETTTKRIKHSRGDMDATIHSDFHKDKGRTEKLPVRGDLGKSSVSNESTILSDDQKNRKTEEKKVTAEVSHFNKGKRDDYRVTRSVVDETLRDNHRRKILWFEDSDVEQLDNKNGKRTKRLWGFGEDEGVATSDELQTVNQRRKLNYAERKREEEKRKQEEERRRREEEWRRRQEAQRRNYIKNQTNSDIENIRNGYEKMLEQREREEKERRWRLQQSNRWHLEEEQRRRLQEEESRRNRLEEQRRMQELETRRRYDESPTQTPTYDGERERERQQAEEIRRREENRLREEERQRRLQKEELRRREQNRWVEEMKRRQQEQDRRSLEERRREWMLKRKQEEEEQRKRHQQDRNEPSNLLYSPRNSPNANKLYDPETERRMREQQEKEHQQKLDGYIQRNRPINLNKSIDRQREEANRWKQEEERRRLEEERKLQDYIRRNQPVRVPEENESSDKIWMEYRRKLEEARQYNRPRYPGPETGRRNHGPLAPTNIDPRAYNDARRKATRTIEEEEEERQRQQQEQLRKEALRREAEVRRIQSRKYEEERRRKEATMLEAERNAKVLREAEIRRNQAERTRLSHENRRRFDGHRSRHDTSLIPANLLLDDSRRAMERQRQQKTKEQEERQLEAERRRAKEAREKEERDRVMKEHRRRQEEARLNALPVSASIIVQPVVPNVLSRTGFDIDMRLDPYHEGVKVPNFPAPPTRQPPAQSPSPCVWAVVQCCPSKTNRLVTCFESMGCPGINWDPNPCKVSIIQAAKQQVANFYAQLEEEDFY; translated from the exons GAGGATGCAGCCAGGAGTGACGGTGGTTCTGGCCACGGTCTGGCTGGCGGTGTACGTGAATGTGGTGGGGACAGTTAGCCACTATCCCTCCCGCCTTACCCTCGATCAATACACCCCTTTGCCCCCGCAGTATCAGCAACACGAAGTTTATCGAAGAGTCGAGGGCCAACCGGACTGGAAGGATCAGAATCCTGGCGAGAATCAGTCGTTCGACCTTTCGATCGGCCCGCGAAGGTTGATCTCGGCAAACACCACTAATG GCTCCCAGAGACAATCCCACGGGACCGAATATCTCAAAAATGACTTACTGCTCCGCCGACCAAAGAATAGAGCCGGTGACCATTTTTCACCTTTAGTCGAAGATAAGCAGCCGCGTAATTTTGCCGGTCAAGAGTTCACGGATGAAAAAGTTGATAGTAGAGACTCAAAAGATTTCGAATCAACGCCGCGTGAGCTGTCTCCTCCGTCCGAATTGGAGGACCCTTTTGTAGCCGACGACACGTTCCAAGATCAAGGACCAGGCTCcgtagaaatatacaaattggACGTATTCCGCGTGAAGCCTCTGTTGAGCCCCACGCCTGTTACGAGATTCCCATCGAAAGGGAAAAGCAAAACACCTAAAAAGACTAGCTACGAGAATTGGAAGTCTAAAACGCCCGAGTACAAAGCTACTAGTTTGAATATACTTCACAAACAGTCCAACTCGTTCGATGACTTTAGTACAGAGATCCCAGCAAATACGGACCCATTTAGCATAGGAGGAGTGCCAGAGTTACAGGTGGGTTGTGAGGGATTGGAGGCACCTGATCACAGCAGAGAGAAAAGATCGATAGACTCCCCCGGTAAAGATAAGAATCCAAAGGAGGTGGATCCGTGGGCGGATGTAACACCGATATCCTTGAACCTGGACTATGAGCTGTCTGGCGAGGAAGACTATGAAGAGATGGACGAGCTGCTAAAGCTAAAGAAATTGGAGACTACCACGAAGAGGATCAAGCATAGTAGAGGCGACATGGACGCGACTATTCATTCGGATTTTCACAAGGACAAAGGACGCACTGAGAAATTACCTGTTCGCGGAGACTTGGGCAAGTCTAGCGTGAGCAATGAGTCGACCATCTTGTCGGATGACCAAAAAAATCGAAAgacggaagaaaagaaggtgaCTGCCGAGGTTTCGCATTTTAATAAAGGAAAGCGAGACGACTACCGTGTGACGAGGTCCGTCGTTGACGAGACGTTGAGAGATAATCATCGTCGTAAGATATTGTGGTTCGAAGATTCTGACGTTGAACAGTTGGATAACAAAAACGGGAAACGTACTAAACGTCTTTGGGGTTTCGGAGAGGACGAAGGGGTAGCGACTAGCGATGAGCTGCAGACAGTGAATCAGCgacgaaaattgaattatgcggaaagaaaaagagaagaggagaagaggaaacaggaagaagaacgaagaagaagagaagaggagtGGAGAAGACGGCAGGAAGCGCAGAGGcgaaattatatcaaaaatcaAACAAATTCTGACATAGAAAATATCAGGAACGGATACGAGAAAATGTTggagcagagagagagagaagaaaaagaaagaagatggcGATTGCAGCAGTCAAACAGGTGGCATCTGGAGGAAGAACAAAGACGACGTTTACAGGAAGAAGAGTCAAGAAGAAATCGATTGGAGGAACAACGTCGAATGCAAGAACTAGAAACTCGTAGAAGATACGACGAGTCTCCGACACAGACTCCTACTTACGAtggggaaagagaaagagaacgacaGCAAGcagaagaaataagaagacGAGAAGAAAATCGTCTAAGAGAAGAAGAACGTCAACGAAGATTACAGAAAGAAGAATTACGTAGGAGAGAGCAGAATAGGTGGGTGGAAGAGATGAAGCGAAGACAGCAAGAACAGGATAGAAGAAGCttagaagaaaggagaagagagTGGATGTTGAAACGTAaacaagaggaagaagaacagagaaaaagacaTCAGCAAGACAGAAACGAACCATCTAATTTGTTGTACTCTCCGCGAAATAGTCCGAACGCAAATAAACTATACGATCCAGAAACAGAAAGACGAATGAGAGAACAACAGGAAAAAGAACATCAGCAAAAATTAGATGGATATATTCAACGTAATCGACCAATCAACTTAAACAAATCAATAGATCGACAAAGAGAAGAAGCGAACAGATGGAAGCAGGAGGAGGAGCGACGAAGACTCGAAGAAGAACGTAAGTTACAGGATTACATTCGAAGAAATCAACCAGTGCGTGTTCCGGAAGAGAACGAATCATCTGATAAAATCTGGATGGAGTATAGAAGGAAATTAGAAGAAGCTAGACAATATAATCGGCCGAGATATCCAGGTCCAGAGACCGGGAGAAGAAATCATGGTCCATTAGCACCGACAAATATCGATCCACGAGCTTACAATGATGCGAGAAGAAAAGCAACTAGAACGatcgaagaggaagaagaggaacgaCAGAGACAGCAACAAGAGCAGCTGAGGAAAGAAGCTTTGAGGCGAGAAGCAGAGGTTAGAAGGATACAATCGAGAAAATACGAGGAGGAacgaaggaggaaagaagCAACAATGTTAGAAGCGGAGAGAAATGCGAAAGTGCTGCGGGAAGCGGAGATCAGAAGAAATCAAGCTGAAAGGACAAGACTAAGCCATGAGAATCGTAGGCGATTCGACGGGCATAGAAGTAGACACGACACGAGTCTTATTCCAGCCAATTTACTTTTGGATGACTCCAGGAGAGCTAtggagagacagagacagcAAAAGACAAAGGAGCAAGAGGAAAGGCAACTGGAAGCTGAAAGGCGAAG AGCAAAGGAAGCAAGGGAGAAGGAGGAACGCGACAGGGTCATGAAAGAGCATCGGAGACGGCAGGAAGAGGCTAGGCTGAACGCGTTGCCTGTGAGCGCAAGCATAATAGTCCAACCCGTGGTACCTAACGTGTTATCGAGAACGGGTTTCGATATCGACATG CGACTTGATCCGTATCACGAAGGGGTGAAAGTGCCAAACTTTCCAGCACCACCAACTCGACAGCCACCTGCACAAAGTCCTTCTCCCTGTGTTTGGGCGGTTGTTCAATGCTGTCCATCGAAAACCAATCGTCTAGTTACCTGTTTCGAATCCATGGGTTGTCCGGGTATTAACTGGGACCCTAACCCATGCAAAGTTTCCATTATACAAGCCGCTAAGCAGCAGGTGGCGAACTTTTACGCTCAGCTCGAGGAAgaggatttttattaa
- the LOC122569524 gene encoding trichohyalin-like isoform X5: MIYCIHRGPRTREAREFNGSWRMQPGVTVVLATVWLAVYVNVVGTVSHYPSRLTLDQYTPLPPQYQQHEVYRRVEGQPDWKDQNPGENQSFDLSIGPRRLISANTTNGSQRQSHGTEYLKNDLLLRRPKNRAGDHFSPLVEDKQPRNFAGQEFTDEKVDSRDSKDFESTPRELSPPSELEDPFVADDTFQDQGPGSVEIYKLDVFRVKPLLSPTPVTRFPSKGKSKTPKKTSYENWKSKTPEYKATSLNILHKQSNSFDDFSTEIPANTDPFSIGGVPELQVGCEGLEAPDHSREKRSIDSPGKDKNPKEVDPWADVTPISLNLDYELSGEEDYEEMDELLKLKKLETTTKRIKHSRGDMDATIHSDFHKDKGRTEKLPVRGDLGKSSVSNESTILSDDQKNRKTEEKKVTAEVSHFNKGKRDDYRVTRSVVDETLRDNHRRKILWFEDSDVEQLDNKNGKRTKRLWGFGEDEGVATSDELQTVNQRRKLNYAERKREEEKRKQEEERRRREEEWRRRQEAQRRNYIKNQTNSDIENIRNGYEKMLEQREREEKERRWRLQQSNRWHLEEEQRRRLQEEESRRNRLEEQRRMQELETRRRYDESPTQTPTYDGERERERQQAEEIRRREENRLREEERQRRLQKEELRRREQNRWVEEMKRRQQEQDRRSLEERRREWMLKRKQEEEEQRKRHQQDRNEPSNLLYSPRNSPNANKLYDPETERRMREQQEKEHQQKLDGYIQRNRPINLNKSIDRQREEANRWKQEEERRRLEEERKLQDYIRRNQPVRVPEENESSDKIWMEYRRKLEEARQYNRPRYPGPETGRRNHGPLAPTNIDPRAYNDARRKATRTIEEEEEERQRQQQEQLRKEALRREAEVRRIQSRKYEEERRRKEATMLEAERNAKVLREAEIRRNQAERTRLSHENRRRFDGHRSRHDTSLIPANLLLDDSRRAMERQRQQKTKEQEERQLEAERRSDLIRITKG; the protein is encoded by the exons GAGGATGCAGCCAGGAGTGACGGTGGTTCTGGCCACGGTCTGGCTGGCGGTGTACGTGAATGTGGTGGGGACAGTTAGCCACTATCCCTCCCGCCTTACCCTCGATCAATACACCCCTTTGCCCCCGCAGTATCAGCAACACGAAGTTTATCGAAGAGTCGAGGGCCAACCGGACTGGAAGGATCAGAATCCTGGCGAGAATCAGTCGTTCGACCTTTCGATCGGCCCGCGAAGGTTGATCTCGGCAAACACCACTAATG GCTCCCAGAGACAATCCCACGGGACCGAATATCTCAAAAATGACTTACTGCTCCGCCGACCAAAGAATAGAGCCGGTGACCATTTTTCACCTTTAGTCGAAGATAAGCAGCCGCGTAATTTTGCCGGTCAAGAGTTCACGGATGAAAAAGTTGATAGTAGAGACTCAAAAGATTTCGAATCAACGCCGCGTGAGCTGTCTCCTCCGTCCGAATTGGAGGACCCTTTTGTAGCCGACGACACGTTCCAAGATCAAGGACCAGGCTCcgtagaaatatacaaattggACGTATTCCGCGTGAAGCCTCTGTTGAGCCCCACGCCTGTTACGAGATTCCCATCGAAAGGGAAAAGCAAAACACCTAAAAAGACTAGCTACGAGAATTGGAAGTCTAAAACGCCCGAGTACAAAGCTACTAGTTTGAATATACTTCACAAACAGTCCAACTCGTTCGATGACTTTAGTACAGAGATCCCAGCAAATACGGACCCATTTAGCATAGGAGGAGTGCCAGAGTTACAGGTGGGTTGTGAGGGATTGGAGGCACCTGATCACAGCAGAGAGAAAAGATCGATAGACTCCCCCGGTAAAGATAAGAATCCAAAGGAGGTGGATCCGTGGGCGGATGTAACACCGATATCCTTGAACCTGGACTATGAGCTGTCTGGCGAGGAAGACTATGAAGAGATGGACGAGCTGCTAAAGCTAAAGAAATTGGAGACTACCACGAAGAGGATCAAGCATAGTAGAGGCGACATGGACGCGACTATTCATTCGGATTTTCACAAGGACAAAGGACGCACTGAGAAATTACCTGTTCGCGGAGACTTGGGCAAGTCTAGCGTGAGCAATGAGTCGACCATCTTGTCGGATGACCAAAAAAATCGAAAgacggaagaaaagaaggtgaCTGCCGAGGTTTCGCATTTTAATAAAGGAAAGCGAGACGACTACCGTGTGACGAGGTCCGTCGTTGACGAGACGTTGAGAGATAATCATCGTCGTAAGATATTGTGGTTCGAAGATTCTGACGTTGAACAGTTGGATAACAAAAACGGGAAACGTACTAAACGTCTTTGGGGTTTCGGAGAGGACGAAGGGGTAGCGACTAGCGATGAGCTGCAGACAGTGAATCAGCgacgaaaattgaattatgcggaaagaaaaagagaagaggagaagaggaaacaggaagaagaacgaagaagaagagaagaggagtGGAGAAGACGGCAGGAAGCGCAGAGGcgaaattatatcaaaaatcaAACAAATTCTGACATAGAAAATATCAGGAACGGATACGAGAAAATGTTggagcagagagagagagaagaaaaagaaagaagatggcGATTGCAGCAGTCAAACAGGTGGCATCTGGAGGAAGAACAAAGACGACGTTTACAGGAAGAAGAGTCAAGAAGAAATCGATTGGAGGAACAACGTCGAATGCAAGAACTAGAAACTCGTAGAAGATACGACGAGTCTCCGACACAGACTCCTACTTACGAtggggaaagagaaagagaacgacaGCAAGcagaagaaataagaagacGAGAAGAAAATCGTCTAAGAGAAGAAGAACGTCAACGAAGATTACAGAAAGAAGAATTACGTAGGAGAGAGCAGAATAGGTGGGTGGAAGAGATGAAGCGAAGACAGCAAGAACAGGATAGAAGAAGCttagaagaaaggagaagagagTGGATGTTGAAACGTAaacaagaggaagaagaacagagaaaaagacaTCAGCAAGACAGAAACGAACCATCTAATTTGTTGTACTCTCCGCGAAATAGTCCGAACGCAAATAAACTATACGATCCAGAAACAGAAAGACGAATGAGAGAACAACAGGAAAAAGAACATCAGCAAAAATTAGATGGATATATTCAACGTAATCGACCAATCAACTTAAACAAATCAATAGATCGACAAAGAGAAGAAGCGAACAGATGGAAGCAGGAGGAGGAGCGACGAAGACTCGAAGAAGAACGTAAGTTACAGGATTACATTCGAAGAAATCAACCAGTGCGTGTTCCGGAAGAGAACGAATCATCTGATAAAATCTGGATGGAGTATAGAAGGAAATTAGAAGAAGCTAGACAATATAATCGGCCGAGATATCCAGGTCCAGAGACCGGGAGAAGAAATCATGGTCCATTAGCACCGACAAATATCGATCCACGAGCTTACAATGATGCGAGAAGAAAAGCAACTAGAACGatcgaagaggaagaagaggaacgaCAGAGACAGCAACAAGAGCAGCTGAGGAAAGAAGCTTTGAGGCGAGAAGCAGAGGTTAGAAGGATACAATCGAGAAAATACGAGGAGGAacgaaggaggaaagaagCAACAATGTTAGAAGCGGAGAGAAATGCGAAAGTGCTGCGGGAAGCGGAGATCAGAAGAAATCAAGCTGAAAGGACAAGACTAAGCCATGAGAATCGTAGGCGATTCGACGGGCATAGAAGTAGACACGACACGAGTCTTATTCCAGCCAATTTACTTTTGGATGACTCCAGGAGAGCTAtggagagacagagacagcAAAAGACAAAGGAGCAAGAGGAAAGGCAACTGGAAGCTGAAAGGCGAAG CGACTTGATCCGTATCACGAAGGGGTGA